The proteins below are encoded in one region of Caulobacter henricii:
- a CDS encoding prolyl oligopeptidase family serine peptidase has protein sequence MTLLRTCSAGALALTLLSHGTALAQDSDPHLALEAVESPDSLAWVNRENAKTLPVLSGDPRFAGLQAEALTILSARDRIAAPNFIGTSVFNFWQDATHVRGIWRRTTLASYKTVSPVWETVLDLDALAKAEGKNWIWKGADCRPKTHDRCLINLSNGGKDAVEVREFDLTTRTFVEGGFRLPEGKQNVEWLDADTLILTRDWGPGTTTDSGYGMVIKTLKRGQALSDAVEVFRGQKSDVSARPNVLRDAAGNRVVLIDRATDFFHTERNVWTDGKVVPLAIPQRAGIAGLLNGRLIVELNEDGLGAKAGSIIAVTPDAGLATSLIFAPSSVQAVDQVTVTDRTVVAAIYDNVRGGVFTFKPAGATWTKSTLPGLPNASVSLGSHSDEGDQIFYSVEGFTTPTQLKLADAVSGASETVKALSAQFEGGNLEVEQKVATSKDGTKVPYFLIHPKGHKHDGSNPTLLHAYGGFNLSKLPVYDPLIGKLWLEKGGSYAVANIRGGGEFGPAWHEAALKANRQRAFDDYYAVAEDMIAKKITSPRHLGAYGRSNGGLLMGVALTQRPDLWNAVVVESPLLDMIRYTVLPAGASWIGEYGDPAIPAERAWIEAYSPYQNLKPGVKYPLAYITTSTKDDRVHPGHARKFAARLDDLKVDNLYFENTDGGHANGADPKSNARRWALHYTYLSRQLMDH, from the coding sequence ATGACCCTGCTTCGCACCTGTTCCGCCGGGGCCCTGGCCCTGACCCTGCTCTCCCACGGCACCGCCCTGGCCCAGGACAGCGACCCGCATCTGGCCCTGGAGGCGGTGGAAAGCCCCGACTCCCTGGCCTGGGTGAACCGGGAAAACGCCAAGACCCTGCCGGTCCTGTCGGGCGATCCGCGCTTTGCCGGCCTGCAGGCTGAGGCCCTGACCATCCTGTCGGCCAGGGACCGCATCGCCGCGCCCAACTTCATCGGGACCAGCGTCTTCAATTTCTGGCAGGACGCGACCCATGTGCGCGGCATCTGGCGGCGCACGACCCTGGCTTCCTACAAGACCGTTTCGCCGGTCTGGGAGACGGTGCTGGATCTGGACGCCCTGGCCAAGGCCGAGGGCAAGAACTGGATCTGGAAGGGAGCCGACTGCCGTCCAAAGACCCACGATCGCTGCCTGATCAACCTGTCCAACGGCGGCAAGGACGCGGTTGAGGTCCGCGAGTTCGACCTGACGACCAGGACCTTCGTGGAGGGCGGCTTCCGGCTGCCCGAAGGCAAGCAGAACGTCGAGTGGCTGGATGCCGACACCCTGATCCTGACCCGCGACTGGGGCCCCGGCACCACCACCGACAGCGGCTACGGCATGGTCATCAAGACCCTCAAGCGCGGCCAGGCCCTGAGCGACGCCGTCGAGGTGTTCCGCGGCCAGAAGAGCGACGTCTCGGCCCGGCCCAATGTGCTGCGCGACGCCGCCGGCAACCGGGTGGTGCTGATCGACCGGGCTACCGACTTCTTCCACACCGAACGCAATGTCTGGACAGACGGCAAGGTCGTGCCCCTGGCCATCCCGCAGAGGGCCGGTATCGCCGGCCTGCTGAACGGCCGGCTGATCGTCGAACTCAATGAGGACGGTCTGGGCGCCAAGGCCGGTTCGATCATTGCCGTGACGCCGGATGCGGGCCTGGCCACCAGCCTGATCTTTGCCCCTTCGAGCGTGCAGGCGGTTGACCAGGTGACCGTCACGGATCGCACGGTGGTGGCCGCGATCTATGACAATGTGCGCGGCGGGGTCTTCACCTTCAAACCGGCGGGCGCGACCTGGACCAAGTCCACCCTGCCCGGCCTGCCCAATGCCTCGGTGTCACTCGGCTCGCATTCTGACGAGGGCGACCAGATCTTCTACAGCGTCGAGGGCTTCACGACCCCGACCCAGCTTAAACTGGCCGATGCGGTCAGCGGCGCCTCCGAAACCGTCAAGGCCCTGTCGGCCCAGTTCGAGGGCGGCAATCTCGAGGTCGAGCAGAAGGTCGCTACCAGCAAGGACGGCACCAAGGTCCCCTATTTCCTGATCCATCCCAAGGGCCACAAGCACGATGGCTCCAACCCGACCCTGCTGCACGCCTATGGCGGCTTCAACCTGTCGAAACTGCCGGTCTATGACCCGCTGATCGGCAAGCTGTGGCTGGAAAAGGGCGGCAGCTATGCTGTCGCCAATATCCGCGGCGGCGGCGAGTTCGGGCCCGCCTGGCATGAGGCGGCCCTGAAGGCCAACCGCCAGCGCGCCTTCGACGACTATTACGCCGTGGCCGAGGACATGATCGCCAAAAAGATCACCTCGCCGCGCCATCTGGGGGCCTATGGCCGCTCGAACGGCGGCCTGCTGATGGGCGTGGCCCTGACCCAGAGACCGGATCTGTGGAATGCCGTGGTGGTCGAAAGCCCGCTGCTGGACATGATCCGCTACACCGTGCTGCCGGCCGGCGCCTCGTGGATCGGCGAATATGGTGACCCGGCCATCCCGGCCGAACGGGCCTGGATCGAGGCCTATTCGCCCTATCAGAACCTCAAGCCCGGGGTGAAATACCCGCTGGCCTA